Proteins found in one Vicia villosa cultivar HV-30 ecotype Madison, WI unplaced genomic scaffold, Vvil1.0 ctg.002544F_1_1, whole genome shotgun sequence genomic segment:
- the LOC131639131 gene encoding uncharacterized protein LOC131639131: protein MHLLGEKREILQSTVDLVQNNLNLEVIYGDTDSIMIYSGLDDIAKATSIAKKVIQEALVNVCGAVVCKEECDPFVSVTLVRQGAKHNEVRKTISLTSESSELLFSDVIPGKYRLEVKHSSPESVAKEDNWCWEKSFIDVNIRAEDLEGIVFVQKGYWVNVISTHEVRGVT from the exons ATGCACCTATTAGGGGAGAAGAGGGAGATACTTCAAAGCACTGTTGATCTTGTTCAAAATAACTTGAACTTAGAG GTGATCTATGGGGATACTGATTCAATAATGATTTACAGTGGGCTAGATGATATTGCAAAAGCAACTTCAATAGCTAAGAAAGTTATTCAAGAG GCTCTGGTCAATGTCTGTGGTGCCGTAGTCTGCAAGGAAGAATGCGATCCATTTGTATCTGTGACTCTTGTGAGGCAGGGTGCTAAACATAATGAAGTGAGAAAGACAATTAGCTTGACCTCTGAGAGTAGTGAACTTCTGTTTTCTGATGTTATTCCTGGAAAATACAGGCTTGAG GTGAAACATAGTTCCCCTGAATCAGTGGCCAAGGAAGATAATTGGTGCTGGGAGAAGAGCTTCATAGATGTAAATATTAGAGCTGAGGACTTGGAAGGAATTGTTTTTGTTCAAAAAGGTTACTGGGTCAATGTGATCTCCACTCATGAAGTTAGGGGGGTTACATAA